A window of Microbacterium lushaniae genomic DNA:
GGGGCTGACCCTCGACGACATCGAACTGGCCCTTCCCCTGTTCCGCTACCGCGCCACCGACGCCAACGGCATCGTCGAGCACGAGATCTGCCCCGTGTACACCGCGCGCACGGCGGACGACCCCGAGCTCAACCCGCTCGAGGTCGTCGACGCCGAATGGGTCGACCCCGTCGATCTGGCCACCGCACTGAGCGCGACGCCATGGGCGTTCAGCCCGTGGCTGGTGCTGCAGGCCGAGCAGCTGCGTCTGTTCGGCGCGCCACGTGAACGGCGCCGGGCCTCATGATCACCCTCGCCTCGGCCCCGGCCACGCGTGAGGCGATCGACACGGCCATCGACGCGGCGCTGCAGCGCCTGCGCACCCGCATGACGCCGATGAACGGCTCCGCCGACGCACTGGGCGCCGCCATCCAGCGCGCCACCGGTGGGGGCAAGCGCTTCCGTCCCACCCTCGTCGTCGCTACCTACGAGACCCTCGGCGCGCAACGCGACCCGTCGGCGGTGTACGCGGTGGCAGCGGCGTTCGAGCTGCTGCACTCCGCGTTCGTCGTGCACGACGACGTCATCGACCACGACACGCACCGACGCGGCGTCCTGAACATCGGCGGCGAGTTCCGTGAGCGTGCGCTCGTGCGGGGCGCGGATGCCGCGGGCGCGGCGCTGCTCGGTGACGCCGCCGGCATCCTGGCCGGAGACCTCCTCCTGCACGAGGCGGTCCGCCTCGTCGCCCTCGCCGACGTCACCGCGGACGTGCGGGCCGACCTGCTGGCCCTCGTGGAGGACGCCGTGGTCATCTCAGCCGTCGGCGAGCTGGCCGACGTGGAGAACGCGGTGGTGTCCGACTCCGTCGTCGCCGCCGAGGCGATCCTGCTGGCCACGGCCAACAAGACCGCGGTCTATTCGTTCTCGGCCCCGCTGGAAGCCGGCGCCGTCCTCGCCGGCGCGCGGCCGGACGTGCGCCTCGCGCTGCGCCACTTCGGTCACCGCCTGGGCCTGGCGTACCAGCTGGTGGATGACCTCATCGGCGCCTTCGGACCGGCAGAACTCGCCGGCAAGGACGCCGGCGGCGACCTCCGCGAAGCCAAGCGCACGCCGCTGATCGCCCTCGCCCGCGAGAGCGATCACTGGCCCGAGGTCAGTGATGCCCTCGCGCACGCCCACACCGGGCCCGTGGCGGTGCGTGCCGCGCAGCGCGCCCTCGCCGCATCCGGTGCGCGTCAGCGGATGGAGCTTCTCGTCGGGGAGACCCTCGACGAGGCGTGCGGGCTGGTGGAGCGCTCCGTGCTGCCCGAGGCCGGGCGCGTGATGCTGCTCGACCTCGTCGAGGCCGTGCGGGAGCGCGTCCCGTGAGTCGCGCCCCCACCGGTCTCGCGTTGTACGACCGCACGGCGCGGGATGCCGCCGCCGCCGTCATCGCCGGCTACTCCACGTCGTTCGCCCTGGCGTGCCGCCTCCTGGGCACGCGCCCCCGGCCGCACGTGCGCAACGTGTACGCGCTCGTGCGGGTGGCCGACGAGGTCGTCGACGGTCCCGCCGCCGACGCCGGCCTCAGCCCCGCGGGCGAGCGCGAGGTGCTCGACAGCCTCGAGCGGGAGACCCTCGAGGCGATCGACCGTGGATTCAGTGCGAACCTCGTCGTGCACGCCTTCGCCCGCACCGCCCGCGAGTGCGGCATCGGAGCAGACCTGGTCGCCCCGTTCTTCGCGTCGATGCGCACCGACATCGACACCACGACGCACGACGCCGGGTCGCACGACGCGTACGTGTACGGTTCGGCGGAGGTCGTGGGCCTGATGTGCCTGCAGGTGTTCCTCAATGCCGGCTCGGCGCGCCCCTCCCCCGCCCCCGCCGATCTCGTCGACGGCGCGCGGCGCCTGGGGGCGGCGTTCCAGGACGTCAACTTCCTGCGCGACCTCGACGACGACGCCGGACGGCTCGGGCGCGACTACCTCGCCGGGGCCACCGGCGGCGCGCAGCGGGTCGCCGTGCTCGACCGCATCGACGCCGATCTCGCCGCGGCAGCCGCCGTGATCCCGCGCCTGCCGCGCGACTGCCGTCGGGCTGTCAGCACCGCCCACGACCTGTTCGCCGAGCTGTCACGGCGCCTGCGCCGGACACCGCCGGCCTCTGGGCGCGTCCGCGTGCCCGACGCCGTGAAAGCGGCCCTGGCGTTGCGGGCGGCGGCGACGGCACGCCCGAGGGAGGTCCGCCGATGACCCGTACCGTGATCGTCGGAGGCGGCATCGCGGGCCTGGCCACCGCGGCGCTGCTCGCCGGCGAAGGCCACGACGTCACCGTCTGCGAGGAGCTCGCGGAGGTGGGCGGACGTGCGGGGTCGTGGGAACGCGACGGCTTCCGCTTCGACACCGGCCCCAGCTGGTATCTCATGCCCGAAGTGTTCGAGCACTTCTTCGCGCTGCTGGGCACGAGCGCGGCGGAGCAGCTCGACCTCGTGCCGCTGCGTCCGGCGTATCGCGTGTTCGGCCCGCACGGCACCGATCCGCTGGATGTCGTCTCCGGCCGCGCGGAGGCCATCGCCCTGTTCGAGTCGATCGAGCCGGGAGCCGGCGCACGGCTGGACGCGTACCTGGAATCGGCCGCCGACGCCTACCGGCTGTCGGTCACGCGTTTCCTCTACGACCCCTACACGACCACCGCGGGCCTGCGCGACCCCGCCCTGCTGCGCCGGCTTCCCCAACTGCTGCCGCTGCTGACCCGCACGCTCGCCGACCACGTCGAGGCCCGGTTCACCGACCCCCGCCTGCGCCAGATCCTGGAATACCCCGCGGTTTTCCTCGGTGGTTCGCCCTACGGCGTGCCGAGTCTGTACCACCTCATGAGCCACCTCGATATGAACGACGGCGTGCTCTACCCGCGCGGAGGCTTCACGGAGGTGATCGCCGCGATCGCGCGCCTGGCCCGCGGGCGCGGCGCGGAGGTGCGCACCGAGGCCCCCGTCGAGGAGATCCTGGTCCTGGACGGTGCGACCCGCGGCGTGCGTCTGCGCGGCGGCGAGATCATCCCCGCCGACGTCGTGGTCTCCACCGCCGATCTGCACCACACCGAGACGCAGCTGCTGACCCAGGCCTCCGACCGCACGTATCCGGAGAAGTGGTGGGACCGGCGCACCCCGAGCCCGGGTGCCCTGCTGGTGCTGCTGGGCGTGCGGGGGGAACTTCCGCAGCTCGCGCACCATTCGCTGCTGTTCGCACCGAAGTGGCGCGAGAACTTCGAGTCGATCTTCGGTCCGGATGCGCGCATCCCCTCACCGGCGTCGCTGTACGTGTGCCGGCCGAGTGCGACCGATGACACGGTGGCGCCGGAGGGCCACGAGAACCTGTTCGTGCTCGTCCCCGTGCCCGCCGACCCGGGCCTCGGACGCGGCGGCGTGGACGGCGGGGGCGACGCGGCGATCGAAGCCGCAGCCGACGAGGTCATCGCCCAGATCGCGCAGTGGTGCGCCATCCCCGACCTGGCCGAACGCGTCGTCGTGCGCCGCACCATCGCGCCCGGCGACTTCGCCGACGACCTGCACTCGTGGCGCGGCAACGCGCTCGGCCTGGCCCACACGCTGCGCCAGAGCGCCGTCTTCCGCCCGCGCAACGCCTCGCGGCGCGTGCGCGACCTCTACTACGCCGGCACCTCCGCGCTCCCGGGCATCGGCCTGCCCATGTGCCTCATCTCCGCCGAGCTCGTCCTCAAGCGGCTTCGCGGCGACAGCTCCCCCGGCCCCGTCGCCGAGCCCGCTCGCGCGGCGGTGTGACGTGCCAGGGGCCTACCTCCTCGCCATCCTGCTCTCCGCCGCCGGCATCCTGGTGCTCGACCTGAGGCTGCGCCTGATCGGGCCACGCGCACCGGCGGCTACTCTGGCTGCCGTGGGCATCGGCACGCTCTTCCTCCTCGTGTGGGACGCCGCAGGCATCCTCACGGGAGTGTTCGTCAAGGGCGGCAGCGACCTGCTGCTGGGGGTCGACCTCGCGCCCCACCTGCCGCTGGAGGAGCCGGTCTTCCTGGCCTTCCTGTGTTACCTCGCCCTCGTCGCCT
This region includes:
- the idi gene encoding isopentenyl-diphosphate Delta-isomerase; this encodes MIETEYVVLLDDDGREIGTAPKSSVHGTDTALHLAFSCHVVNDAGQVLVTRRALGKTAWPGVWSNSFCGHPRPAEPVISAVRRRASHELGLTLDDIELALPLFRYRATDANGIVEHEICPVYTARTADDPELNPLEVVDAEWVDPVDLATALSATPWAFSPWLVLQAEQLRLFGAPRERRRAS
- a CDS encoding polyprenyl synthetase family protein; the protein is MITLASAPATREAIDTAIDAALQRLRTRMTPMNGSADALGAAIQRATGGGKRFRPTLVVATYETLGAQRDPSAVYAVAAAFELLHSAFVVHDDVIDHDTHRRGVLNIGGEFRERALVRGADAAGAALLGDAAGILAGDLLLHEAVRLVALADVTADVRADLLALVEDAVVISAVGELADVENAVVSDSVVAAEAILLATANKTAVYSFSAPLEAGAVLAGARPDVRLALRHFGHRLGLAYQLVDDLIGAFGPAELAGKDAGGDLREAKRTPLIALARESDHWPEVSDALAHAHTGPVAVRAAQRALAASGARQRMELLVGETLDEACGLVERSVLPEAGRVMLLDLVEAVRERVP
- a CDS encoding phytoene/squalene synthase family protein; this translates as MSRAPTGLALYDRTARDAAAAVIAGYSTSFALACRLLGTRPRPHVRNVYALVRVADEVVDGPAADAGLSPAGEREVLDSLERETLEAIDRGFSANLVVHAFARTARECGIGADLVAPFFASMRTDIDTTTHDAGSHDAYVYGSAEVVGLMCLQVFLNAGSARPSPAPADLVDGARRLGAAFQDVNFLRDLDDDAGRLGRDYLAGATGGAQRVAVLDRIDADLAAAAAVIPRLPRDCRRAVSTAHDLFAELSRRLRRTPPASGRVRVPDAVKAALALRAAATARPREVRR
- the crtI gene encoding phytoene desaturase family protein, with translation MTRTVIVGGGIAGLATAALLAGEGHDVTVCEELAEVGGRAGSWERDGFRFDTGPSWYLMPEVFEHFFALLGTSAAEQLDLVPLRPAYRVFGPHGTDPLDVVSGRAEAIALFESIEPGAGARLDAYLESAADAYRLSVTRFLYDPYTTTAGLRDPALLRRLPQLLPLLTRTLADHVEARFTDPRLRQILEYPAVFLGGSPYGVPSLYHLMSHLDMNDGVLYPRGGFTEVIAAIARLARGRGAEVRTEAPVEEILVLDGATRGVRLRGGEIIPADVVVSTADLHHTETQLLTQASDRTYPEKWWDRRTPSPGALLVLLGVRGELPQLAHHSLLFAPKWRENFESIFGPDARIPSPASLYVCRPSATDDTVAPEGHENLFVLVPVPADPGLGRGGVDGGGDAAIEAAADEVIAQIAQWCAIPDLAERVVVRRTIAPGDFADDLHSWRGNALGLAHTLRQSAVFRPRNASRRVRDLYYAGTSALPGIGLPMCLISAELVLKRLRGDSSPGPVAEPARAAV
- a CDS encoding lycopene cyclase domain-containing protein, with the protein product MPGAYLLAILLSAAGILVLDLRLRLIGPRAPAATLAAVGIGTLFLLVWDAAGILTGVFVKGGSDLLLGVDLAPHLPLEEPVFLAFLCYLALVAWAGADRVLSRREVRR